A window from Patescibacteria group bacterium encodes these proteins:
- a CDS encoding SIMPL domain-containing protein encodes MDISTIRAGGNGSRLVLLGLGIVALTAVVLVAILRDRIVNYPQWQISVTGRATVPYESDEAKVTLGVNVDTETEAAKALTELNTRISKVLAAIEKAGVLKEDIATQSYTLQARYEYVNGQNRPVGYTANQLITITIKQAKDDTNRTSGIIAAATAAGANQVFGISFSPSNLEELRQQARLAAIADAKTKAGAIASGLGVRLRDVVGWWENPISVPGPTPYYGEGLGAGGGGGGSPIVPAGVNEIVVEVNLNYRLK; translated from the coding sequence ATGGACATCTCAACAATACGCGCCGGAGGCAACGGTAGCCGTCTGGTGCTTTTGGGGCTTGGCATTGTGGCTCTCACCGCCGTTGTGCTTGTCGCTATTTTACGCGACAGAATAGTTAATTACCCGCAGTGGCAGATTTCAGTTACTGGTCGCGCCACTGTTCCCTATGAATCAGACGAGGCCAAGGTAACGCTTGGCGTGAATGTTGATACAGAAACAGAAGCGGCCAAAGCGTTGACCGAATTAAACACTCGCATCAGTAAAGTATTGGCTGCCATTGAGAAAGCTGGTGTGCTCAAGGAAGATATCGCCACACAGAGTTACACGTTGCAGGCCCGCTATGAGTATGTAAACGGTCAAAATCGACCAGTCGGTTATACCGCGAATCAGCTCATTACCATTACCATAAAGCAAGCCAAAGACGACACGAACCGAACTTCAGGCATCATTGCCGCGGCAACAGCGGCCGGTGCGAATCAGGTCTTTGGTATTTCTTTCTCGCCATCAAACCTTGAAGAGCTGCGACAGCAGGCTCGGCTGGCTGCCATTGCAGATGCTAAGACGAAAGCGGGTGCCATTGCCAGCGGCCTTGGTGTCCGGCTGCGAGATGTGGTGGGTTGGTGGGAGAATCCAATTTCTGTTCCTGGGCCGACGCCGTACTACGGTGAGGGCTTAGGCGCAGGTGGTGGGGGAGGTGGTTCTCCAATTGTGCCAGCTGGGGTGAATGAAATCGTTGTTGAAGTAAATTTGAACTACCGCTTAAAGTAA
- a CDS encoding DEAD/DEAH box helicase: MPDDTFYGLGIAPRLLEALDKAKFIKPTPIQKQSIPIAIQGKDIVGIAQTGTGKTLAFGIPLLQRIATSGGRGLVVLPTRELALQVEEVLMKIGRQFNLRTAVLIGGASMDRQIRSLRARPHLIVATPGRLIDHLEQRILTLDDVRVVVLDEADRMLDMGFAPQLKQIMNRVPKGGQTMLFSATMPPEIMKLATVYLQLPIRVEVAPPGTAASQVTHELFVVPQRDKIRLLERLLGEYRGTVLVFSRTKHGAKKIALDIRKAKVNSAEIHSNRTLAQRREALDGFKSGKYRVLVATDIAARGIDVTGIELVLNFDLPDNPDDYVHRIGRTGRAGKGGHAISFAAPGQGDTVRQIERLIRRVLPISRLPELPPARAESRSEYTERSDSRRNNFPPRRSSGHSSRPQRGGYRRDR; encoded by the coding sequence ATGCCAGACGATACATTTTACGGCTTAGGTATTGCTCCACGTCTTCTCGAGGCTCTCGATAAGGCGAAGTTCATTAAACCAACGCCGATTCAAAAACAATCCATTCCCATTGCTATTCAAGGGAAGGATATTGTTGGTATTGCCCAAACGGGTACTGGTAAGACATTAGCGTTTGGTATTCCACTTTTGCAACGAATTGCAACGAGCGGCGGTCGTGGCCTGGTGGTGCTTCCGACACGTGAACTGGCACTGCAAGTTGAAGAGGTGCTTATGAAAATAGGCCGCCAATTCAATTTGCGCACTGCTGTTCTTATTGGTGGCGCTTCAATGGATCGGCAAATTAGGAGCCTGCGTGCCCGACCACACCTCATTGTGGCAACGCCCGGTCGACTCATTGACCACCTTGAGCAACGCATTTTAACACTGGATGACGTTCGGGTAGTGGTGTTAGACGAAGCAGACCGGATGCTCGACATGGGTTTTGCGCCGCAGCTCAAACAAATTATGAATCGCGTTCCAAAGGGTGGGCAAACAATGCTCTTTTCGGCAACTATGCCCCCGGAAATTATGAAATTGGCCACGGTCTACCTGCAGCTTCCGATTCGCGTTGAAGTCGCGCCGCCGGGAACGGCTGCCTCTCAAGTAACCCACGAATTATTCGTGGTGCCACAGCGGGATAAAATTAGATTACTCGAACGACTGCTCGGTGAATACCGTGGGACAGTGTTGGTGTTTTCACGCACGAAGCACGGTGCAAAAAAAATTGCGCTGGACATCCGCAAAGCCAAAGTGAACTCAGCGGAAATTCACTCTAATCGCACCCTGGCCCAACGTCGTGAAGCGCTTGATGGTTTTAAATCTGGAAAGTATCGAGTACTTGTCGCGACCGATATTGCGGCGCGCGGTATCGACGTTACTGGCATTGAGTTGGTGCTTAACTTTGACTTGCCAGATAATCCAGATGATTACGTGCACCGCATTGGTCGTACCGGACGAGCGGGTAAGGGTGGCCATGCTATTTCGTTCGCGGCTCCCGGACAAGGGGATACGGTGCGGCAAATTGAACGGTTAATTCGTCGCGTGTTACCTATTTCTCGGCTGCCTGAATTACCTCCAGCGCGGGCTGAATCGCGAAGCGAGTATACGGAGCGTTCTGATAGTCGTCGCAATAATTTTCCACCGCGTCGCAGTTCTGGCCATTCGTCGCGGCCACAACGCGGCGGCTATCGCCGAGACCGGTAG
- the typA gene encoding translational GTPase TypA, producing MGTVRNIAIIAHVDHGKSTMVDAFLKQSGTNLGKFATEDLIMDTNELERERGITIFAKNASVIFDGTKINIIDTPGHADFGGEVERVLNMADGSLLLVDAQEGPMPQTRFVLKKALDAGHKIIVVINKIDKPSARIAYVLDRVIELFMEFNANDEQLNFPIIYASGKLGLAGVTPELDTMKNVTPLFEAIVKHIPVPHVNPDGELQLMVVATVYDNYLGRLGLGRIERGSIENGATIAHLPFDGSPMKRQKLSALMTFQGLARTQVERVESGDIAVLAGIDNVHIGDTIASTAAPEALPPINIEKPTVRMTFGVNTSPFAGKEGKLGTSRNIDERLKKELENDVALEVERGGSAEEFVVSGRGELHLAILIEKMRREGFELQVSRPEVIMKDIDGVLSEPMEDVWVDVADAYSGMVIKEMTQRKGELKNMHVENETAHFHFFAPTRGLIGFRHKFIIETKGTGIMNSLVAGYHPKIQGLEAAPHGSLIAHETGICTPYALLHAQDRGEYFVGAGETVYEGQVVGENAKAEDIVINVCKAKQLSNFRANKDLTTSDLAPKREQNIELALEYIGDDELVEVTPTSIRLRKRILRNALRK from the coding sequence ATGGGTACAGTACGAAACATTGCCATTATTGCTCACGTTGACCACGGTAAATCCACCATGGTTGATGCTTTCTTGAAGCAATCCGGCACAAATCTTGGAAAATTTGCTACTGAAGATCTCATCATGGATACCAATGAGCTTGAGCGAGAGCGTGGCATCACCATTTTTGCCAAAAACGCTTCCGTTATTTTTGATGGCACAAAAATTAATATTATTGATACCCCTGGGCACGCTGATTTCGGTGGTGAGGTAGAGCGCGTGCTTAATATGGCGGATGGGTCGCTTTTACTCGTTGATGCACAGGAAGGGCCAATGCCGCAGACTCGTTTTGTTCTGAAAAAGGCCTTGGACGCCGGGCATAAAATTATTGTTGTCATTAATAAGATTGATAAACCGAGTGCTCGTATTGCCTACGTCCTTGACCGTGTCATTGAGCTTTTTATGGAGTTTAATGCTAATGACGAGCAGCTTAATTTTCCTATCATCTACGCTTCAGGCAAACTTGGGTTAGCGGGTGTTACGCCGGAGCTCGATACTATGAAGAACGTTACGCCTCTTTTTGAGGCAATCGTGAAACACATTCCGGTGCCGCATGTTAATCCGGATGGTGAGCTGCAGCTGATGGTTGTTGCCACTGTGTACGATAATTATTTGGGTCGATTAGGGCTTGGCCGTATTGAGCGGGGGAGCATTGAAAACGGCGCAACGATTGCGCACTTACCATTTGACGGCAGCCCTATGAAGCGTCAGAAATTGAGCGCCCTGATGACCTTTCAAGGCCTTGCCCGCACTCAAGTTGAGCGGGTTGAATCTGGTGATATTGCTGTCTTGGCTGGCATAGACAACGTGCACATTGGCGACACTATCGCGAGCACCGCAGCGCCAGAAGCGTTGCCACCAATCAACATTGAAAAGCCGACGGTTCGTATGACCTTTGGGGTGAATACGTCTCCTTTTGCGGGTAAAGAGGGGAAGCTTGGCACCTCGCGTAACATTGATGAGCGCCTCAAGAAAGAGCTGGAAAATGACGTTGCTTTAGAAGTGGAGCGGGGAGGTTCAGCCGAGGAATTTGTGGTAAGTGGCCGCGGTGAGCTCCATTTGGCCATTCTCATTGAAAAAATGCGTCGCGAAGGGTTTGAGCTGCAGGTATCCCGACCTGAGGTGATTATGAAAGACATCGATGGCGTACTATCTGAGCCTATGGAAGACGTCTGGGTGGACGTGGCTGATGCGTACTCGGGTATGGTCATTAAAGAGATGACGCAGCGGAAAGGTGAGCTTAAAAATATGCACGTTGAAAACGAGACGGCGCATTTCCATTTCTTCGCGCCAACACGAGGGCTCATTGGTTTCCGTCACAAGTTTATTATCGAGACCAAAGGCACGGGTATAATGAACTCACTCGTGGCTGGATACCATCCAAAAATTCAAGGATTAGAAGCAGCGCCGCATGGTTCACTGATTGCGCACGAGACGGGCATTTGTACCCCCTATGCATTGCTCCACGCCCAAGACCGCGGTGAGTATTTTGTGGGGGCAGGTGAAACAGTATATGAAGGCCAGGTTGTAGGGGAGAACGCCAAAGCCGAGGATATCGTCATTAACGTTTGTAAGGCGAAGCAATTGTCAAACTTTCGAGCAAATAAAGATTTAACGACGAGCGATTTAGCCCCAAAGCGTGAACAGAATATTGAACTAGCACTTGAGTACATTGGCGACGACGAACTCGTTGAAGTAACGCCAACCAGTATTCGTTTACGTAAGCGAATACTGCGGAATGCCCTTCGAAAGTAA
- a CDS encoding S24 family peptidase, producing the protein MTTHVEKLAQFYRTRDRMPSYGELTTLLGFRSKNAATYWVERWLEHGVVKRDRTGRLLPGKALLPIRLLGDIQAGFPSPAEEENVDTISLDDWLIEQRESSFMLRVSGDSMQDAGILTGDYVILERGRTPKNGDIVVAEVDSAWTMKYFERKNGVVALRSGNRRYPTLRPKETLTIAGVVTVVIRRYKTL; encoded by the coding sequence ATGACAACGCATGTAGAAAAGTTAGCGCAGTTCTATCGCACGCGCGATCGCATGCCAAGCTATGGTGAGCTCACAACGCTTTTAGGTTTTCGTTCTAAAAACGCCGCCACCTACTGGGTGGAACGTTGGCTGGAGCACGGTGTCGTAAAGCGTGACCGAACTGGTCGACTGCTCCCCGGTAAAGCACTCCTACCCATTCGACTGCTGGGTGACATCCAAGCTGGGTTTCCTTCTCCAGCAGAAGAAGAGAACGTCGACACTATCTCTCTTGACGACTGGTTGATTGAACAACGGGAATCAAGCTTTATGCTGCGCGTCTCCGGAGATTCAATGCAAGACGCTGGCATTCTAACCGGTGACTACGTCATTTTAGAACGTGGACGTACTCCTAAGAACGGCGACATTGTGGTGGCTGAAGTAGACAGTGCCTGGACTATGAAATATTTCGAACGGAAAAACGGTGTCGTTGCTCTGCGGTCAGGGAACCGGCGCTACCCAACACTTCGCCCCAAAGAAACATTAACTATCGCTGGTGTTGTTACCGTTGTTATTCGTCGCTACAAAACGCTATGA
- a CDS encoding DNA polymerase IV, with product MNPEGTHWKRVIIHLDGDAFFASCEQAMHPEYRGKPVITGKERGIVAAASYEAKALGIQRGVALWDVKKICPEAIIVPSDYETYSLFSERMFAIMRRYTSTIEEYGIDEGFADITGLARPLGLSYIQIAQAMQTAIHRELGITVSVGMGPSKVLAKLGSKHKKPNSLTVISPGERIGYLAATPVGKLWGVGPRTAAYCHTLHIETALDFASQPLALVTRRFTKPLVELWHELQGESVLPVVTAIKNTYASISKTKTFTASRCRELVYAQLLKNVENACIKTRRYDLASKKIIIFLKQNDFRTSAAEASLTRATAYPQDLARVLHDLFDRIFIPGTDYRATGIVLTDMVLSADVQRALFEPPVTLERLHNVYEAVDELAEKYGKHTVHLAGSEMAHREPAHNSQRSELPERKRTRLRGETTRKHLAIPLLLHELR from the coding sequence ATGAACCCAGAAGGCACGCACTGGAAACGGGTCATTATCCACCTTGATGGGGATGCTTTTTTTGCCAGCTGTGAGCAAGCCATGCACCCAGAGTATCGTGGCAAACCTGTTATCACGGGTAAAGAACGTGGCATTGTGGCTGCCGCCAGCTACGAAGCGAAGGCCTTAGGTATACAGCGAGGTGTAGCGTTATGGGATGTAAAAAAAATTTGCCCTGAGGCTATTATTGTGCCGTCAGATTACGAAACCTATTCACTTTTCTCGGAACGAATGTTTGCCATCATGCGCCGCTATACTTCCACCATTGAAGAATACGGCATTGATGAGGGGTTTGCAGACATTACTGGCCTCGCTCGCCCCCTCGGTTTATCGTACATTCAAATTGCGCAAGCCATGCAAACGGCTATTCATCGAGAGCTTGGCATAACCGTTTCCGTTGGCATGGGGCCGTCGAAAGTGTTGGCGAAGCTTGGTTCAAAACATAAAAAACCAAACAGCCTTACCGTTATTTCCCCGGGGGAGAGAATCGGCTACCTCGCAGCAACACCAGTAGGAAAACTTTGGGGCGTCGGGCCACGCACTGCCGCCTATTGCCATACGCTGCACATAGAAACAGCCCTTGATTTTGCCAGCCAACCACTCGCACTCGTAACCCGCCGCTTCACGAAGCCGCTGGTTGAACTGTGGCATGAACTACAGGGCGAATCAGTACTCCCCGTGGTAACGGCAATAAAAAATACCTATGCCAGTATCAGTAAAACAAAAACATTTACTGCATCTCGCTGTCGAGAGCTTGTCTATGCACAGCTTTTAAAAAATGTAGAGAATGCGTGCATAAAAACGCGCCGGTACGACCTGGCAAGCAAGAAAATCATTATCTTCCTCAAGCAAAATGATTTTCGAACAAGCGCAGCTGAAGCCTCATTAACGCGTGCCACCGCCTACCCACAAGACCTGGCGCGAGTGCTTCATGATTTGTTTGACCGCATCTTTATACCAGGTACCGACTACCGTGCCACGGGCATCGTCCTGACCGACATGGTTCTAAGTGCAGACGTGCAGCGAGCACTCTTTGAGCCACCCGTGACCCTTGAACGATTGCACAACGTGTACGAAGCCGTTGATGAATTAGCTGAGAAGTATGGCAAACACACTGTTCACTTAGCTGGCAGTGAAATGGCTCATAGAGAACCTGCCCACAACTCCCAGAGAAGCGAGCTGCCAGAACGAAAACGAACACGGCTGCGAGGTGAAACCACCAGAAAACATTTGGCTATTCCCCTACTCCTGCACGAGCTACGATAA
- a CDS encoding PD-(D/E)XK nuclease family protein produces MSKYYNPTRTRNIFDPASPRPFKISRSKIDLFIECPRCFYLDRRLGVGRPPGFPFNLNTAVDTLLKKEFDIHRVNGTQHPLIEKYGVDARPVAHEQLNDWRENFKGIEYLHETTNLIITGAIDDLWQNSAGEYIVVDYKATSKGESITSLNQDWHIGYKRQMEIYQWLLRQNGHKVSSTGYFVYCNGLTDRKAFDGKIEFEVTLIPYTGDDAWIQNTIFALRRCMDGSVVPLPGKDCDYCSYVGAVRQLT; encoded by the coding sequence ATGAGCAAATACTATAATCCCACTCGAACACGGAATATTTTTGACCCGGCAAGCCCTCGACCATTCAAAATTAGTCGTTCAAAAATAGATTTATTTATCGAATGTCCCCGTTGCTTTTATCTTGACCGCCGGTTAGGTGTTGGCCGGCCACCGGGTTTTCCTTTCAACCTTAACACTGCGGTCGACACACTTCTTAAAAAAGAATTCGATATTCATCGAGTCAATGGCACGCAACATCCGCTTATTGAAAAATATGGCGTTGATGCTCGGCCTGTGGCGCATGAGCAATTGAATGATTGGCGAGAAAATTTTAAAGGCATTGAATACTTACACGAGACAACGAACCTCATCATCACCGGCGCCATTGACGACCTCTGGCAAAATTCCGCCGGTGAATACATTGTCGTTGATTACAAAGCCACCAGCAAAGGTGAAAGCATCACCAGCCTGAACCAGGACTGGCATATTGGTTATAAGCGTCAGATGGAGATTTATCAGTGGCTTCTCAGACAGAACGGACATAAGGTTTCTTCGACCGGTTATTTCGTGTACTGCAATGGGCTAACTGATCGGAAAGCGTTTGACGGTAAGATTGAATTTGAGGTCACGCTTATTCCCTATACGGGGGATGACGCATGGATTCAAAATACTATCTTTGCGCTTCGACGTTGTATGGATGGCTCAGTCGTGCCGCTGCCCGGGAAAGATTGCGATTATTGTAGTTACGTTGGTGCCGTGCGGCAATTAACCTAA